One stretch of bacterium DNA includes these proteins:
- a CDS encoding AAA family ATPase produces the protein MLFTRIQLTNWRNFVNVDLKLGERLFITGPNASGKSNLLDAFRFLRDIAKTGGGLQQAVRERGSFSKIRCLAARQNPAVEISVELTDRDGAEQTVWRYAIGLRQQTRGQRSVLLTYERVWKNGRQILNRPDDNPEDRSDELRLTQTHLEQIASNKEFRPIADTFQKTLYLHLVPQLLKFPSLANRENAGEDPFGIKFLERIMETPEKTRRARLKKIEKALKVAVPELKDLTDLRDEKGFPHLEVVYQHWRPHGGKQREDQFSDGTLRLIGLLWTLLEGDALLLLEEPELSLHSKIVTKLPALIWRMQRLKRRQVLVSSHSSELFSDRGINPFEVALLRPRGSEGTVVELASDKTEVRLLLEGGMSMADAVLPLTAPKDVEQLTLFE, from the coding sequence ATGTTATTTACTCGCATCCAACTAACTAATTGGCGGAATTTCGTTAATGTCGATCTCAAGCTGGGGGAGCGGTTGTTCATTACAGGCCCGAACGCCAGCGGCAAATCCAATCTGCTGGACGCTTTCCGCTTTCTAAGGGATATCGCAAAAACAGGTGGTGGGCTTCAGCAGGCTGTTCGAGAACGTGGCAGTTTTTCCAAGATTCGGTGTTTGGCCGCCAGGCAAAACCCGGCGGTTGAGATTAGTGTTGAATTGACTGACCGGGATGGGGCGGAGCAAACGGTTTGGCGTTATGCGATTGGGTTGCGTCAGCAAACGCGGGGGCAGCGAAGTGTGCTTTTGACGTATGAGCGGGTGTGGAAAAATGGACGCCAAATATTGAATCGCCCTGACGACAACCCAGAGGATCGAAGTGATGAACTTCGATTGACGCAAACCCATTTGGAGCAGATTGCATCAAACAAAGAGTTCCGCCCAATTGCTGACACATTTCAGAAGACGCTGTATCTTCATCTCGTACCGCAATTGTTGAAATTCCCGTCCTTGGCGAACCGTGAAAATGCTGGGGAAGATCCTTTTGGCATCAAGTTTCTTGAGCGTATCATGGAAACTCCGGAGAAAACCCGACGCGCGCGCTTGAAAAAGATCGAAAAAGCCCTCAAGGTCGCCGTTCCGGAGTTGAAGGACCTTACCGATTTGCGCGACGAAAAAGGGTTTCCGCATTTGGAAGTGGTCTATCAACACTGGCGGCCACATGGTGGAAAACAGCGAGAAGACCAATTTTCTGATGGTACGTTGCGCTTGATCGGTTTGTTGTGGACCTTGTTGGAAGGCGATGCGTTGCTATTGTTGGAGGAGCCTGAGCTTTCACTGCATTCCAAAATTGTCACGAAACTCCCCGCCTTGATTTGGCGTATGCAGCGTTTGAAACGCCGGCAGGTTCTTGTTTCTTCTCATAGTTCTGAATTATTCAGTGACCGGGGTATCAACCCTTTCGAAGTTGCCTTGTTGCGTCCGCGAGGTAGTGAGGGAACTGTTGTTGAATTGGCCTCCGATAAAACCGAAGTACGGTTATTGCTAGAGGGCGGTATGTCTATGGCGGATGCGGTGCTCCCTCTAACGGCGCCTAAGGATGTTGAGCAACTTACTCTTTTCGAATGA